The following proteins come from a genomic window of Brevibacillus antibioticus:
- a CDS encoding M23 family metallopeptidase: protein MEDQKNQPIPFKKASSWKKVLGKKWAFPAIYIGTAAIILAFVMWYQGNVMNTVSKMTSGPDGVAVTTPAAPKTTTPQNEEAVPATSGVQPLAWPVGKGVQYNVGMNYYDEKASKDNQQKALVSFDNTFYPHTGIDLVSTDGKSFDVIAALAGKVVKVVNDPLVGNEIEIEHADKMITVYQSLEGVTVKPGDEVTQGQVIGSAGRNTFEKDAGAHLHFEVRMDNKPVNPEQYLIQAETEVKNQ from the coding sequence ATGGAAGATCAAAAAAATCAACCAATTCCATTCAAGAAGGCAAGTTCTTGGAAAAAAGTTTTGGGCAAGAAATGGGCGTTTCCTGCAATCTACATCGGCACCGCAGCAATCATTCTCGCTTTTGTGATGTGGTATCAGGGCAATGTCATGAACACGGTATCCAAAATGACGAGTGGCCCAGATGGAGTGGCAGTGACAACTCCTGCAGCTCCTAAGACAACAACACCGCAAAACGAAGAAGCGGTACCTGCTACAAGTGGCGTACAACCACTCGCTTGGCCAGTAGGAAAAGGCGTACAGTACAATGTGGGCATGAACTACTACGATGAGAAAGCCTCCAAGGATAATCAGCAAAAAGCATTGGTGAGCTTCGACAACACCTTCTATCCGCACACTGGTATTGACCTCGTATCCACGGATGGAAAGAGCTTTGATGTCATCGCAGCTCTTGCGGGTAAAGTAGTAAAAGTGGTGAACGATCCACTTGTCGGCAACGAGATTGAGATTGAGCACGCAGACAAAATGATTACGGTATATCAAAGTCTGGAGGGCGTAACAGTCAAACCAGGCGATGAAGTCACACAAGGTCAAGTAATCGGGTCTGCTGGACGCAACACCTTTGAAAAAGACGCTGGCGCACATCTTCACTTTGAAGTTCGCATGGATAACAAGCCTGTCAATCCAGAGCAATATTTGATTCAGGCTGAAACGGAAGTAAAAAATCAATAA
- a CDS encoding flagellar hook-basal body protein, whose product MIRGLYTSASGMLALQNRQESLANNLANINTPGFKQDVGVMRAFPEQLLSRMNDHEGLDVPGIPTMPGQPAIIGRLHTGVYMSEALPNFAQGDIEETRNPYDLALMDNIQPDQNGNERRLFYSVARIEQANLAQPAQQEDIRYTRNGNWSVNSEGYLVTAEGYYVLDSSNQAIRINHDPALGTNVGQNLKINERGEMMQVTIDPITKEEQYTALPTHARLGLAVVTDPQKLVREGTNVFRFEGDIAVEGIDLAEANDQAALAAGTYNTPMVEGRFGTQQGWRERSNVDPSQTMTSMMSVLRAYEANQRVITTIDGTLEKAANEIGRVNG is encoded by the coding sequence GTGATCAGAGGCTTGTATACGTCTGCATCTGGCATGCTGGCTTTGCAGAACAGGCAAGAATCGCTGGCGAACAATTTAGCAAATATCAATACACCCGGGTTCAAACAGGACGTGGGTGTCATGCGTGCATTTCCGGAGCAGTTGCTCTCACGCATGAATGATCATGAGGGACTGGATGTTCCGGGCATCCCTACTATGCCTGGACAGCCTGCCATTATCGGACGCTTGCACACCGGAGTATACATGTCCGAGGCGCTACCGAATTTTGCGCAGGGGGATATTGAAGAGACACGCAATCCGTATGATCTTGCGTTGATGGACAATATTCAGCCAGATCAGAATGGCAATGAGCGGAGATTGTTTTACAGTGTGGCGCGGATTGAACAAGCAAATTTGGCACAGCCTGCACAGCAAGAGGATATCCGCTATACGAGAAATGGTAACTGGAGCGTCAATTCGGAAGGTTACTTGGTGACAGCGGAAGGGTACTATGTGCTGGATAGTTCCAATCAGGCGATTCGTATTAATCATGATCCCGCACTCGGTACCAATGTCGGTCAAAACCTGAAGATTAACGAGCGTGGCGAAATGATGCAGGTTACCATTGATCCAATTACAAAAGAAGAACAGTATACGGCGCTTCCTACTCATGCTAGATTGGGACTTGCGGTGGTAACCGATCCTCAGAAGCTTGTACGTGAAGGAACGAATGTTTTCCGATTTGAAGGCGACATAGCGGTAGAGGGGATTGATTTGGCAGAAGCCAACGATCAGGCTGCTCTAGCAGCAGGTACGTACAATACCCCTATGGTCGAAGGACGCTTCGGTACACAGCAGGGCTGGCGTGAACGATCGAATGTAGACCCATCTCAAACCATGACGAGTATGATGAGTGTGCTTCGCGCCTATGAAGCGAACCAACGGGTGATTACCACGATTGACGGTACGCTGGAAAAGGCTGCTAATGAAATTGGTCGGGTTAATGGATAA
- a CDS encoding rod shape-determining protein — translation MFGKDIGIDLGTANVLVFVKGKGIVLDEPSVVAIDSKTRKVLAVGNEAYRMVGRTPGNIVAIRPLREGVIADFEITEAMLKHFLNKIGGKSMFARPRILICCPTNITSVEQKAIREAAERSGGAREVFIEEEPKVAAVGAGMDIFQPSGNMVVDIGGGTTDVAVLSMGDIVTSSSIKIAGDTFDVAIMRYIKNKYKLLIGERTAEDIKVQIGTVSGGRQDEMDIRGRDMVSGLPQTITIRSTEVQEALAESVSAIVQASKSVLERTPPELSADIIDKGVFLTGGGALLHGIDEILAEELKVPVLVADEPMMCVAKGTGMMLDYLDKMPAHSNKRLFRG, via the coding sequence ATGTTTGGCAAAGATATCGGAATCGACTTGGGCACGGCCAATGTCTTGGTTTTTGTAAAAGGCAAGGGAATTGTCCTAGACGAACCATCTGTCGTGGCAATAGATAGTAAAACCAGAAAAGTTTTGGCCGTGGGAAATGAAGCCTATCGCATGGTAGGCCGCACCCCAGGGAATATCGTAGCGATCCGACCTTTGCGAGAAGGGGTTATCGCGGATTTTGAAATCACAGAGGCAATGCTGAAGCACTTCTTAAACAAAATTGGTGGAAAGAGCATGTTTGCCCGTCCGCGTATTTTGATTTGCTGCCCGACTAACATTACGTCTGTTGAGCAAAAGGCAATTCGCGAAGCAGCTGAGCGCAGCGGTGGAGCAAGAGAAGTATTTATCGAAGAAGAACCGAAAGTTGCCGCAGTTGGGGCAGGTATGGACATTTTTCAGCCGTCCGGTAATATGGTAGTGGATATCGGTGGGGGAACGACCGATGTAGCGGTATTGTCGATGGGCGATATTGTCACGTCTTCCTCCATTAAAATAGCGGGCGATACATTCGATGTGGCTATTATGCGGTACATAAAAAATAAATACAAATTGCTGATTGGTGAGCGCACGGCTGAAGATATCAAGGTTCAGATTGGAACCGTATCCGGCGGACGCCAGGACGAAATGGATATTCGTGGTCGAGACATGGTAAGCGGCTTGCCGCAAACGATTACCATTCGCTCCACTGAAGTCCAGGAAGCCCTGGCTGAGTCGGTGAGTGCGATTGTACAAGCCTCAAAATCTGTTTTAGAACGAACACCTCCGGAGCTTTCTGCCGATATAATTGATAAGGGTGTTTTCCTGACCGGTGGCGGCGCATTATTGCACGGTATTGACGAGATTCTGGCAGAGGAGCTGAAGGTTCCTGTGCTGGTAGCGGACGAGCCTATGATGTGCGTTGCAAAAGGAACAGGAATGATGCTGGACTATTTGGACAAGATGCCGGCTCACTCGAATAAGCGATTATTCAGGGGGTAA
- the spoIIID gene encoding sporulation transcriptional regulator SpoIIID, with protein sequence MHDYIKERTIKIGRYIVETRNTVRMIAKEFGVSKSTVHKDLTERLPEINPELANQVKEILEYHKAIRHLRGGEATKIKYKRRSKKVRVEQEESV encoded by the coding sequence GTGCACGACTACATCAAAGAGCGGACCATCAAAATCGGCCGATATATTGTAGAGACAAGAAATACGGTTCGGATGATCGCTAAAGAGTTCGGTGTTTCGAAAAGTACTGTGCACAAGGACTTGACTGAGCGGCTACCTGAGATAAATCCAGAGTTGGCGAACCAAGTTAAGGAAATTTTGGAATACCACAAAGCCATCAGACATCTTCGGGGAGGCGAAGCGACCAAAATCAAGTACAAACGGCGTAGTAAAAAAGTACGAGTAGAACAGGAGGAGAGTGTGTAA
- the spoIID gene encoding stage II sporulation protein D: MKRYLLMWFIALPILLVLMPAALVFWFSPAISPVSQPTVAVSEPAIPAMKESVSSLPVKVYRTEKKAVETLPLETYITGVVAAEMPAEFELEALKAQALAARTYIVRRLKEGKFEDVPSGGQVLDTVQHQVYMDEKQRRERWKDQYEWKNKRIQQAVMATAGVILTYQNQPIDATFFSTSNGFTENSDEYWEKPIPYLKSVASPWDIQSPRYEETVVMSTAELEKNLGVKLTQEASTNGSWYRIESHTTGNRVGTISIGGKEFTGREFREKLNLNSSSFTLDLRGNQVFITTKGYGHGVGMSQWGANGMAKSGKSAEQIVKHFYQGISLQVYSRVIPA, encoded by the coding sequence ATGAAACGCTACCTACTCATGTGGTTTATCGCTTTGCCGATCTTGCTCGTCCTGATGCCTGCTGCTCTGGTCTTTTGGTTTTCACCTGCAATTAGCCCTGTCAGTCAGCCTACTGTGGCCGTCTCGGAGCCTGCCATACCAGCGATGAAGGAATCCGTTTCCTCTCTGCCGGTAAAGGTATACCGTACAGAAAAAAAGGCCGTGGAAACATTGCCGCTAGAAACGTATATTACGGGAGTCGTAGCGGCGGAAATGCCAGCCGAGTTCGAGCTGGAGGCTTTAAAAGCGCAGGCATTGGCGGCCAGGACCTATATCGTGCGTCGATTAAAAGAGGGCAAGTTTGAGGATGTGCCATCAGGCGGTCAGGTCTTGGATACGGTGCAGCATCAGGTCTATATGGATGAAAAGCAGCGGCGTGAGCGTTGGAAAGACCAGTACGAATGGAAAAACAAACGCATCCAGCAAGCAGTGATGGCGACAGCAGGGGTTATCCTGACCTACCAGAACCAGCCCATTGACGCGACGTTTTTTTCCACCAGTAATGGTTTTACAGAGAACTCGGATGAATATTGGGAAAAGCCCATTCCTTATTTGAAGAGCGTTGCGAGTCCATGGGATATTCAATCTCCTCGCTATGAGGAAACGGTCGTCATGTCCACTGCGGAGCTGGAAAAAAATTTGGGCGTCAAGCTCACGCAGGAGGCCTCTACCAATGGTTCCTGGTATCGGATCGAGTCGCATACAACCGGAAATCGCGTAGGAACCATCAGTATTGGTGGCAAGGAATTTACAGGAAGAGAGTTTCGTGAAAAGCTCAATTTGAATTCTTCTTCCTTTACGTTGGACTTGCGCGGCAATCAGGTTTTCATTACGACCAAAGGATACGGTCATGGTGTCGGGATGAGCCAGTGGGGAGCAAATGGTATGGCCAAAAGTGGCAAAAGCGCGGAGCAAATCGTCAAGCACTTCTATCAAGGAATTAGTCTGCAAGTGTATTCAAGAGTGATCCCAGCGTAA